The Sneathiella limimaris region CTGCTGGGTTGCCCCGAAAGATCTTGGGCAACTTAACACCGCCCATGACTTCTGAGACCGGAGCCCCGTTTGCAACAGCCAGTTGCTGCTTACGTTTATAGGCTTCGTGAATAAGGGCCCCAAGAACCGTTAATGCGATGATGATGAAGGCGAGGGAGGATATGGATGGATTGATTCCGTAGCGAACCTTCTGAGCCAGTTCGATCGTCAGTGTCGGAAACTTCCCAAAGGTAAAAGTCGTCGTATTGTAGTTCTCAAACGAGGCAAGGAACGCGAGCACCGCAGCAGATCCAATTGCCGGCTTCATAAAGGGTAGCAGGATTTTCCGAAACGCCTGCACATTGGTCGCCCCAAGATCAAGGGCTGCCTCGGTCAGGCCTTCGTCGAACCGTTGCAGCCGGGCAACGAAGACCAGCATGCAATAGGAGGCGATAAAGGTGGATTGACCGAGGATGGTCAGGAAAATTCCGTTATGCAGGAAGCTTTCATTGCTAAGGCCGAGCATAATGTTGACCCGGTCCCAAAAAACCAGCGTTGAAATACCAAGCACAACACCCGGGATCAGGATTGGCGCGATCACAATCGTGTAGTAGGTCGCCCGCATGCGCGGCCAGATCTGGGTTAGCAGAAGCGCGCCCGCAAGTCCCATCGTCACTGACAGGATCACCGTGCCGAAACCAACGATGAGGCTGTTTTTCAAGCCATTCAGGATCCTGTCATCATTGGCGAGGACATCGAACCATTCAAAGGTCAGGCACTCCCACGGGGTCATCCTTGGAAATTCGGGTGAGTTAAACGCCGTTACGCTCATCACCAAAAGCGGCCCCAGCAGGTATCCGAAAAAGACAATCAGATAAGCGAACAGGAAAAATTTGAGGAGGAGATTGTCGGTCTTCATTTGCCGATATCCCCCATTCTGACTTTAAAGATACGCATCATTGTGAGGACGATAATGATACAGGCAACCAGCAGAACGATGGCAAAGGCTGCACCTCTTGGCCAGTTTCCGCCTTGGTTGAACCATTGATAAATAATCTGCGTGAACCAAAGACTGGACGGGCCGCCCAGAATTTGCGGGGCCGCAAGAGCACCAGCGGTGAGCATGAAGACCATCGTGCAACCCGATGAGATCCCGGGTTTTGCAAATGGGATCACAACCCGCCAATGGATCCGTATCCAGGAAGCTCCCATATCCCGCGCCGCCTCAATCTGGTTTCGGTCCAAGCTCTCAATCACGTTATAGATTGGGAAGATCATCAGCAGGATATAAGCATATCCAAGCCCGGCATAGAGCGCCACATTGGCGCGTATAAAGTCGATAGGGTCTCCGATCAGCCCAATAGCCAAGAGGGTCTCGTTAATCAGACCGGTTTCGCCGAAGATGATCCGAAAAGCGAAAGCCCGAAGGATTTCATTGATCCAGTAAGGAATGATCAACAGCAGGACCAAGGCCCGCGTAAAACCCCCCTTGTTGGATTGCGCCAAATAATAGGCGATGGGATAACAGATCACCAGGTTCATCAGGGTTACGAAAACCGCAGCCAGGATTGTCCGCCCAAAGACACTAAGATCCACAACATTGTATGAACTGTCAGCACCCGGCGCACCCAGCAGCAGGTATTTGTAATGCTCAATTGTGTAGGTATCTTTCGGGCCACCCATTTCCGGCGGTGGCAGATGGTGCCGGAAGGAGAAATCCAGCATGGAAAGCTGCGGCAGGATAATGAGGACAATTACCCAGAAGGCAACCGCCAGCAGAAGGAAGGTGCCAAGTCCGACACCGTTCTTCAAATAAAAATTTCGGAAGGCATGCGCAATATTCATGACACCCTCTTACTCGCTGGCCAGTTCACCGAAGGGAAGGATAACGGCGAGCTCTGGATTATATTCCAAAGTCAATTCCTGTCCGGCGGCTGATTTGCGATCCTGTCCCACATTGACCAGTGACATTTTAATTTCTTTGCCCTGATCGCCTTCCATGAAGACATTGTAGGTCTGACCTTCAAATTCTTCGTGCTGCACAACAGCCTTAAATCTGTTTTGCGCTGGGTTGTCGTCACCCGCAAGGCTGCAGGCTTCTGGCCGCAGGAACATCATGGCTTGGTCCCCGACCGAGAGTTTCCCAGCGGCGGCTGGAGCGATGCGGCCAACCAGATCACCTGTCCGGTTTGTCGACACGATGGCATGAGATCCTTCAATGGATTTGATGGTGCCCCTGAACACATTGTTTTCCCCAACGAAAGAGGCGACAAAAGGCGTTGCCGGGTCGTTATAGATGGTATGTCCATCCGCAATCTGATCAATAATACCGGCCCGCATAACGGCCACATTGTCTGACATGGTCAGGGCCTCGCCCTGGTCATGGGTAATGTAAATAAAGGTAATGCCGACCCGTTGCTGAATTTCACGAAGCTCTGTCCGCATATGCTGACGCAGTTTCAGATCCAAGGCTGACAAGGGTTCATCAAGCAGCAGAACATCTGGTTCCGCGCATAAAGCCCGCGCAATCGCGACACGCTGTTTCTGTCCACCCGAAAGCTCTGAGGGAAGTTTGTCACCTTGGCCGGGAAGGGCAATCATATCAAGGAGTTCATCAGCGCGCTTGCGCCGCTCAGCTTTGCCAACTCCCTGAACCTCCAAAGAGAAAGTAATATTTTCCCAAACTTTCATCAGCGGGAAAAGGGCCAGGTTTTGAAAGATAAGGGCAGTGGGGCGTTTGTTTGGTCCAAAGCCAGCCATATCTTTGCCGCCGATCAGGACGCGTCCCTGGCTGGGCTCCAAAAAGCCGGAAACGGATCTGAGGATTGTTGTCTTGCCGCAACCAGATGGTCCGAGAAACGAAAAGAATTCACCGCCATTAATATTTACGTTGGCCTGACGGACGGCGACAAAATCGCCAAACCGGATCCAAACATCCTCGAGGGATACTCCAACACCCTTCGTCATCCTGTTCTCCAAAACCTTCTGTCGACGTATTACTTCAATTGTTTGTTTTTAGCCCTCTTGGGGACATAAAAAATCAAACCCGGACTTAGTCAAATAAGCCCGGGTTCAATATTTGGATTAGCGGTTAAGCGCTCTTGAACTTGTTGACATATTCTGTCCGGATTTCAGCATACCATGGTGCCTGTGGTGGCCATGGGTTCAAGTTGCTGAGGGAATCCCCAGGATACGCATCCGCGAAGTTCTTCTTGTAGGCATCGCCAGCAAATTTGTCAGCACCCAGAACTGGTGAGTTATAGCCGTGATCATCAATTGCTTTACCAGCGTGCTGAGCCATGTATGAGAATTTGATGAACTCATAAATCTGGTCAACATTCTTGGCGCCGATTGGCATTGCCATACCGTCAACCCATGCCATGGAACCTTCTTTTGGTGCCTGGTACATGATTGGGTCGCCAGCAGTTTTCAGGGCGAGTGGAGGACCATCCCAAGTCTGGCCAACAATCACACCTTCGTTCAGCAGACCATTTTTCTGTGTATCTGCATCGTTCCACAGAAGCTTGAGGTTTTTCTTACGGGCGATACACCAGGCTGTGACTTTTTCCCAGATTGGACGCATTGTAGCTTCGCTTTCATAAGCTTTCCACATGTCACCTGGCTCAAGTTCACCGATTGTTTCCATGTAAAGGCCAGCACCCAGCATCATTGAATGTGGGCGACCCATGGTTTTACCTGCGTTCGCTTCGTCCCAGACATCACCATAGCTTGGTGCTGCGCCAGCAGGAGCCCATTTGTCAGTCCGCCAGGCAATTCCTTCGGTACCCCAGATATGTGGCAGCCAATGCGAACCTTTGCTGTCAAAGTTCCAGTCTTTCTCACCAATGGCAGACATGGCTGGATTAACTTTGTCCAGTGGAACCTTGCTGAGATCAAATGGTTGAAGCAGCTCGAGCGGTCCCCATTCCAGACCCTGGTTGTTAGTTGGGGAAACAATGTCGAAGCCTTGCCCCTTGTTGGCTTTCATTTTGTTGATGATTTCTTCGTTTGATCCGATACCAGTGTAATTGATCTTGATACCGGTTTCTTTTTCGAAGTCTGCAATGAACTTGGGTGGCAGATAGTCTGACCACATCAG contains the following coding sequences:
- a CDS encoding ABC transporter permease; the encoded protein is MKTDNLLLKFFLFAYLIVFFGYLLGPLLVMSVTAFNSPEFPRMTPWECLTFEWFDVLANDDRILNGLKNSLIVGFGTVILSVTMGLAGALLLTQIWPRMRATYYTIVIAPILIPGVVLGISTLVFWDRVNIMLGLSNESFLHNGIFLTILGQSTFIASYCMLVFVARLQRFDEGLTEAALDLGATNVQAFRKILLPFMKPAIGSAAVLAFLASFENYNTTTFTFGKFPTLTIELAQKVRYGINPSISSLAFIIIALTVLGALIHEAYKRKQQLAVANGAPVSEVMGGVKLPKIFRGNPAAIVLVLLALGGASTIWFAQVYSPDQCIEQVREQKQIEIQKKIDAIKEKRRQEMLKRQQEQSSSGTTNTAPKATNPGAGAFGGVFAPKNLDTETPDKGSEKKSTNPGAGAFGGVFAPQNLNKEKTED
- a CDS encoding ABC transporter permease, yielding MAHAFRNFYLKNGVGLGTFLLLAVAFWVIVLIILPQLSMLDFSFRHHLPPPEMGGPKDTYTIEHYKYLLLGAPGADSSYNVVDLSVFGRTILAAVFVTLMNLVICYPIAYYLAQSNKGGFTRALVLLLIIPYWINEILRAFAFRIIFGETGLINETLLAIGLIGDPIDFIRANVALYAGLGYAYILLMIFPIYNVIESLDRNQIEAARDMGASWIRIHWRVVIPFAKPGISSGCTMVFMLTAGALAAPQILGGPSSLWFTQIIYQWFNQGGNWPRGAAFAIVLLVACIIIVLTMMRIFKVRMGDIGK
- a CDS encoding ABC transporter ATP-binding protein; its protein translation is MTKGVGVSLEDVWIRFGDFVAVRQANVNINGGEFFSFLGPSGCGKTTILRSVSGFLEPSQGRVLIGGKDMAGFGPNKRPTALIFQNLALFPLMKVWENITFSLEVQGVGKAERRKRADELLDMIALPGQGDKLPSELSGGQKQRVAIARALCAEPDVLLLDEPLSALDLKLRQHMRTELREIQQRVGITFIYITHDQGEALTMSDNVAVMRAGIIDQIADGHTIYNDPATPFVASFVGENNVFRGTIKSIEGSHAIVSTNRTGDLVGRIAPAAAGKLSVGDQAMMFLRPEACSLAGDDNPAQNRFKAVVQHEEFEGQTYNVFMEGDQGKEIKMSLVNVGQDRKSAAGQELTLEYNPELAVILPFGELASE
- a CDS encoding extracellular solute-binding protein, coding for MTKHIDKTEAPSAGGVSRRSVVKGAAAVGAFTVAGPAYIKNALSSSGEINILMWSDYLPPKFIADFEKETGIKINYTGIGSNEEIINKMKANKGQGFDIVSPTNNQGLEWGPLELLQPFDLSKVPLDKVNPAMSAIGEKDWNFDSKGSHWLPHIWGTEGIAWRTDKWAPAGAAPSYGDVWDEANAGKTMGRPHSMMLGAGLYMETIGELEPGDMWKAYESEATMRPIWEKVTAWCIARKKNLKLLWNDADTQKNGLLNEGVIVGQTWDGPPLALKTAGDPIMYQAPKEGSMAWVDGMAMPIGAKNVDQIYEFIKFSYMAQHAGKAIDDHGYNSPVLGADKFAGDAYKKNFADAYPGDSLSNLNPWPPQAPWYAEIRTEYVNKFKSA